One genomic region from Candidatus Caldarchaeum subterraneum encodes:
- a CDS encoding molybdenum hydroxylase family protein, large subunit, with product MAKLRGRGIAAINYPTGMNLGGDPSQVVIVAQPDGRLVVNVASVELGQGIKTVLAQIASEITGVSVEDIEVRFGDTESAPHDTGTFASRSTHRMGNAVVKASEEIREIVLNTAAKMLEVSPRDLEIREGRVWVKGVSDKSVEVKQVISQAQFTYNTPVVGKGFYVKPKSSVDPETGASDPHSTMAHGCTVAEVEVDTETGFVTVLKVYTVYEVGKAINPQLVESQIIGGIVMGMGAALTETVYPRYPALDFQTTSFRDYILPTAGDIPEIVAKIVESPTPTGPFGAKGVGEMVVNSIAPAIVNAVYDAIGVQITDLPITPEKVLKALKQKEAAAKS from the coding sequence ATGGCCAAGCTTAGGGGAAGAGGAATAGCTGCAATAAACTATCCGACTGGTATGAATCTCGGCGGAGACCCGAGCCAAGTGGTTATCGTGGCCCAGCCTGATGGCAGGCTCGTTGTTAATGTTGCGAGTGTGGAGCTGGGGCAGGGGATAAAGACTGTGCTGGCGCAGATTGCTTCAGAGATAACAGGTGTGTCGGTCGAGGACATAGAGGTGAGGTTCGGTGACACAGAGTCCGCGCCCCATGACACAGGCACCTTCGCAAGCAGGTCGACACATAGAATGGGCAACGCTGTGGTGAAGGCCTCTGAGGAGATACGTGAAATCGTGTTGAACACCGCGGCCAAGATGCTTGAGGTTTCTCCCCGCGACCTCGAGATACGTGAGGGAAGAGTCTGGGTCAAGGGAGTTAGTGACAAAAGCGTGGAGGTTAAACAAGTTATTAGCCAAGCCCAGTTCACCTACAACACCCCTGTTGTAGGGAAAGGGTTCTACGTTAAGCCGAAAAGCTCTGTCGACCCCGAAACAGGTGCATCCGACCCGCACTCAACCATGGCGCATGGATGCACGGTGGCGGAGGTTGAAGTGGACACTGAGACAGGATTCGTCACGGTCTTGAAGGTTTACACAGTGTATGAAGTGGGCAAGGCCATCAATCCGCAGCTCGTCGAGTCCCAGATAATAGGCGGCATCGTGATGGGTATGGGCGCGGCCTTAACCGAAACAGTTTATCCACGCTATCCTGCTCTCGACTTCCAGACAACCAGCTTCCGAGACTACATCCTGCCCACCGCCGGCGACATCCCCGAAATAGTCGCCAAGATTGTCGAATCACCGACGCCGACGGGCCCATTCGGCGCAAAAGGAGTCGGCGAAATGGTTGTCAACAGCATCGCACCCGCTATCGTAAACGCCGTGTACGACGCCATCGGTGTACAGATAACAGACCTGCCGATAACGCCTGAGAAAGTTCTCAAGGCTCTTAAGCAGAAAGAAGCAGCGGCTAAAAGTTAA
- a CDS encoding metal-dependent hydrolase — MSEIVINFIGHASFSIKWRNEVIYIDPWLKTPLESGAGNSPVSPIGLEDVKNATVVLVSHGHIDHLGHAIEIVKKTGACLVCTPEVGMYADIYGIPYDSEPDEKAGRKYWMYPINVGGSCTINKVTYTAVPAFHSSSIMHYDYIKNKTRYPDAPVGYIISPEDGPVIYFSGDTGVSMEMHMIQELYSPEICIMTAGGQYNMGVREFAYACKILKPKLAIPCHYDTFPRQRLDKEKLKQAVSVMSPSTKLVFLNPGESLRYAAEHSWVVER; from the coding sequence ATGTCCGAAATAGTTATCAACTTTATCGGACACGCCTCCTTCTCCATAAAGTGGAGGAACGAGGTAATCTATATCGACCCTTGGCTCAAAACTCCTCTGGAAAGCGGTGCGGGGAATAGTCCTGTCAGCCCAATCGGGCTTGAAGACGTTAAGAATGCCACCGTGGTTCTCGTCTCACATGGACACATCGACCACCTTGGACACGCCATCGAGATAGTCAAAAAGACGGGTGCATGCCTTGTCTGCACACCTGAAGTGGGGATGTATGCGGACATCTACGGCATCCCCTACGACTCTGAACCGGATGAAAAGGCTGGAAGAAAATACTGGATGTATCCGATAAACGTGGGCGGAAGCTGCACCATCAACAAAGTCACCTACACCGCTGTTCCCGCTTTCCACTCAAGCAGCATCATGCACTACGACTACATCAAAAACAAGACACGATACCCCGACGCACCGGTCGGCTACATCATCTCCCCCGAAGACGGGCCCGTCATCTACTTCTCGGGAGACACAGGCGTCTCCATGGAGATGCATATGATACAAGAGCTCTACAGCCCGGAGATATGCATCATGACCGCTGGCGGCCAATACAACATGGGGGTGAGAGAATTCGCATACGCATGTAAAATCCTTAAGCCCAAGCTGGCCATCCCCTGCCACTACGACACTTTCCCGAGGCAGCGGCTGGACAAGGAGAAGCTTAAGCAGGCTGTTTCCGTGATGTCGCCTTCGACCAAACTCGTGTTTCTCAACCCCGGTGAAAGCCTCCGCTATGCCGCGGAGCATTCATGGGTTGTTGAGAGGTGA
- a CDS encoding maltooligosaccharide ABC transporter ATP-binding protein: MVSVEAKGVSKFFKTTRALDNVSLHVDDGSFFCLLGPSGSGKTTLMRIIAGLETPSSGSVYFGGEDVTELSPSERNIAMVFQFPSIYPSLNIYDNIALALRRETTDRNEIRERVMQVASLLKIEEHLNKKSHQIDFGILQRVSIAKAIVRRANVYIFDEPLSNLDTKLREALRSEFQRIHSEVRGTFLYVTHDQLEAMAIADKIGILNNGKLLQVGSPEEIYSYPANKFVAYFIGSPTINLIESEVKLVENIVYASVGDGHIHLGNKALELFQTSREPRKIILGIRPHEITLSREPVGNALPAEISFIESLGTAQVIELRNGSTVLRSYVDSLSDFREKEKVFAVFNTESIHGFDPQTEERVF, encoded by the coding sequence TTGGTCAGCGTCGAAGCAAAGGGGGTTTCAAAATTTTTCAAGACGACAAGGGCTCTTGACAACGTGAGCCTACATGTTGACGACGGTAGTTTTTTCTGTCTGCTGGGGCCCAGCGGTTCGGGGAAAACCACGCTCATGCGGATTATAGCGGGGCTTGAGACGCCTAGCAGTGGCAGTGTATATTTTGGAGGAGAAGATGTCACCGAACTTTCTCCCTCAGAGCGTAACATCGCCATGGTTTTCCAGTTCCCATCCATCTACCCAAGCCTCAACATCTATGATAACATAGCGCTGGCGCTGAGGCGGGAGACCACCGACCGTAATGAGATACGTGAAAGAGTTATGCAGGTTGCATCACTTCTCAAAATAGAGGAGCATCTCAACAAGAAAAGCCATCAGATAGACTTCGGAATTTTGCAGAGGGTTTCTATAGCGAAGGCCATAGTGCGGAGAGCAAATGTATACATCTTCGACGAGCCGTTGAGCAACCTTGACACGAAACTGCGAGAAGCTCTTAGGTCGGAGTTTCAGAGGATACATTCCGAGGTCCGTGGCACTTTTCTATATGTCACGCATGACCAGCTTGAGGCTATGGCTATAGCGGATAAAATAGGCATACTGAACAACGGTAAACTGCTGCAAGTGGGCTCGCCCGAGGAGATTTACAGCTATCCCGCGAACAAGTTTGTCGCCTACTTCATCGGCTCACCGACCATAAACCTCATCGAGAGCGAGGTCAAGCTCGTGGAGAACATCGTTTACGCCTCTGTAGGAGATGGCCACATCCACCTCGGCAACAAGGCCTTGGAACTTTTCCAGACATCGCGGGAGCCGAGAAAAATCATCCTCGGCATAAGACCCCATGAAATAACACTAAGCAGAGAACCCGTAGGAAACGCGTTGCCGGCAGAAATCAGCTTCATAGAGTCGCTTGGAACAGCGCAGGTAATAGAGCTTAGAAACGGGTCCACCGTTTTGAGAAGCTATGTTGACAGCCTCTCCGACTTTAGAGAAAAGGAGAAGGTATTCGCCGTTTTCAACACCGAGTCCATACATGGGTTTGATCCTCAGACTGAGGAGAGGGTTTTCTAG
- a CDS encoding sugar ABC transporter ATP-binding protein gives MTRVEVKSLWKSFGKVQALRGVDVTVESGDIVALLGPTGAGKTTLMKCIAGVERPDKGDIMFDGESVVDTPPWERNVAMFFQTYALYPHMSVYDNIAYPLRERKMAENEIKDIVHRVAEKLRISHLLSRKEPATLSGGEMQRVALARALVREPRVLLLDEPISNLDAKLREEMRAEFKRLHRELKRTLIYATPDYLEAFAVAEKIALINEGQVIQYDTPINILRNPRNKFVATFVGSPTANILRGVIKLGKDAIFLDTGEFQLTLNKTGLRNIDGKEVEVAIRPADVVLEPVHGQNLLIAKVVSSERLGTHTIVTVKVSGIEMKTVVKGMKTYQYGEEVKIGINGNKPLLFDAATGEVLG, from the coding sequence ATGACCCGTGTCGAAGTCAAGTCATTATGGAAATCCTTCGGCAAGGTTCAGGCACTGCGGGGAGTGGATGTCACGGTTGAGTCAGGCGACATCGTTGCGCTGCTCGGGCCTACAGGCGCCGGTAAAACAACTTTGATGAAGTGTATTGCGGGTGTGGAGAGGCCTGATAAAGGTGATATAATGTTCGACGGCGAAAGCGTGGTGGATACGCCGCCGTGGGAGAGAAACGTGGCCATGTTCTTCCAAACATATGCACTTTATCCGCACATGAGTGTTTACGACAACATCGCCTACCCGCTGAGGGAGAGAAAAATGGCTGAGAACGAGATTAAAGACATCGTGCACAGAGTCGCGGAAAAACTGAGGATATCTCATCTACTCAGCCGGAAAGAGCCTGCTACTCTCAGCGGCGGGGAGATGCAGCGCGTGGCTCTAGCCCGCGCACTTGTCAGAGAACCCCGTGTCCTCCTCCTAGACGAGCCCATCTCAAACCTCGACGCAAAACTTAGAGAAGAGATGCGGGCCGAGTTTAAACGATTGCACCGAGAACTTAAACGGACTCTTATCTATGCCACACCAGATTACCTAGAGGCTTTCGCCGTAGCGGAAAAAATTGCGTTAATAAATGAAGGGCAGGTAATCCAATATGATACGCCGATAAACATACTGAGAAACCCCCGCAACAAGTTTGTCGCAACCTTTGTTGGCAGCCCCACAGCAAACATTCTAAGAGGTGTAATAAAACTCGGCAAAGATGCCATATTCCTCGACACTGGGGAGTTTCAGCTAACTCTGAACAAAACTGGACTAAGAAACATCGATGGAAAAGAGGTGGAGGTCGCAATAAGGCCTGCAGATGTGGTGCTCGAGCCTGTTCATGGACAAAACCTGTTAATAGCCAAAGTGGTCTCCTCCGAGAGACTTGGAACACACACCATCGTCACGGTGAAAGTCTCCGGCATAGAGATGAAGACCGTTGTCAAGGGAATGAAAACCTACCAATACGGTGAAGAGGTGAAAATCGGAATAAATGGTAACAAGCCGCTTTTGTTTGATGCAGCGACCGGGGAGGTGCTCGGCTAA
- a CDS encoding multiple sugar ABC transporter permease gives MANNNRRGNRKARKIIKSIATYAAVIVTVGFFIFPLFWLIATSLKTRAQAFSTPPLFIWEPTFRNFIDIFLKRQTEIEAITGQELELATGAEIFFFNSFVVTSFSIALAIVIGVLAAYSFSRYKPLGTNTLMFFILSTRMLPGIVVAIPIYFFYRSIGLYNTYLGLILLYTMFNLPFAIWMMKSFFDDIPKDIEQAAFVDGSPPLRVFRKIALPQVAVGLGATIGFLIINVWNEFLFALLLTERTTRTVPVLIASTRGEVGINWGLIAAIETLYILPALVLIFLLQRYLLRGMTFGTVRGGQ, from the coding sequence ATGGCAAACAATAACAGACGGGGTAACCGCAAGGCCCGGAAAATCATCAAGTCAATAGCCACCTACGCTGCAGTGATTGTGACGGTTGGTTTCTTCATCTTTCCGCTTTTCTGGCTTATCGCTACATCTCTCAAGACAAGAGCCCAGGCCTTCAGTACCCCTCCTCTCTTCATATGGGAACCGACTTTTAGAAACTTTATCGACATATTCCTCAAACGCCAGACAGAGATAGAGGCTATTACGGGGCAGGAGCTTGAACTCGCAACAGGCGCGGAAATCTTCTTCTTCAACAGCTTCGTCGTAACATCGTTCAGCATAGCACTCGCAATCGTGATAGGCGTCCTCGCGGCATACAGTTTCTCCCGATACAAGCCACTCGGCACGAACACGCTGATGTTTTTCATCCTCTCCACGAGAATGCTCCCCGGCATAGTGGTCGCCATCCCCATCTACTTCTTCTACCGCTCAATCGGCCTCTACAACACATACCTTGGCCTAATCCTGCTCTACACAATGTTCAACCTCCCCTTCGCCATCTGGATGATGAAAAGCTTCTTCGACGACATACCCAAGGATATTGAGCAGGCGGCTTTTGTAGACGGCTCGCCTCCTCTAAGGGTCTTCAGGAAAATAGCGCTTCCACAGGTTGCTGTAGGCTTGGGCGCCACGATAGGCTTCTTGATAATCAACGTCTGGAACGAGTTTCTCTTCGCACTGTTGTTGACAGAGCGGACAACCAGAACCGTGCCAGTCCTAATAGCCAGCACAAGAGGCGAGGTTGGAATCAACTGGGGCCTGATAGCAGCCATTGAAACACTCTACATACTGCCCGCTCTCGTTCTAATCTTCCTACTGCAGCGTTACCTACTCCGTGGAATGACTTTCGGCACAGTCAGAGGTGGGCAGTAA
- a CDS encoding multiple sugar ABC transporter permease, which produces MGRRDLRPLSYRTFPVILITPAVALVIFLVIFPLIWALGLSFYSYNALRGDPPVYVGVDNYSRLLNSGEVWRRFITTGQFVLYAVVLEFLVGFALAHLFYTKFKGRRIAITLVTTPLLIAPVAVGIFFRYIYDATFGVFTYFAELLTGQRVRMLSQQPMLAVVFMDVWQWSPFMMLFILAGLEAIPKHMLESSEIDRLSWINKFRYVVWPKIKPLVALALLFRTMDAFRTFDTIFTLTGGGPGTLTEVLSITIYRTAFQFFRTGEATALAFIFLIIIILLTNLYLRLSRRE; this is translated from the coding sequence ATGGGTCGTAGGGATTTGAGACCACTAAGTTACAGAACTTTCCCAGTAATTTTGATTACTCCAGCCGTAGCTCTCGTAATCTTTCTGGTGATATTTCCCCTGATATGGGCCCTCGGGCTTAGCTTCTACTCCTACAACGCTCTCAGAGGAGACCCCCCCGTGTACGTCGGCGTAGACAACTACTCACGGCTTCTGAATAGCGGCGAGGTATGGCGCAGGTTCATCACAACAGGCCAGTTTGTGCTATATGCTGTTGTTCTCGAGTTTTTGGTTGGGTTTGCGCTAGCACATCTCTTCTACACAAAGTTCAAGGGACGGCGTATTGCAATCACCTTGGTGACCACGCCACTTCTCATAGCCCCTGTCGCCGTGGGCATATTCTTCCGCTACATCTACGACGCCACCTTCGGCGTCTTCACCTACTTCGCCGAACTCCTCACAGGCCAGAGAGTCAGAATGCTTTCCCAGCAACCCATGCTGGCGGTAGTTTTCATGGATGTATGGCAGTGGTCGCCATTCATGATGCTCTTCATACTCGCTGGACTGGAGGCTATACCCAAGCACATGCTGGAATCCTCTGAGATAGACAGGCTTTCTTGGATAAACAAGTTCAGATACGTTGTCTGGCCCAAGATAAAGCCCTTGGTTGCGTTGGCTCTCCTGTTCCGAACCATGGACGCCTTCAGAACATTCGACACAATTTTCACCCTCACGGGAGGAGGCCCTGGCACACTCACAGAGGTGCTGTCAATCACCATCTACCGCACAGCTTTCCAGTTCTTCCGGACAGGTGAGGCGACTGCCCTGGCCTTCATATTCCTAATTATAATAATATTGTTGACCAACCTCTATCTGAGGCTGAGCAGGAGGGAGTAG
- a CDS encoding multiple sugar ABC transporter substrate-binding protein: MNLEKYNVTRRKALSTGAKVATAAVVTGVVGGLAGYLAGTSGQQAATVTRTVTAGGGGQTVTVTNTVTNTATVTSTVTRTVTGETGPITPEVSLTFASPEWLPGRLTGLIAQDFPAWSKANIGKAVEVKMDLIPWDVIFERLSTTLIARSKEPTLLISDSQWLGQFYVGGHIRRLNDYIARDPELQQLLNRFDPALVYFYMTFPQGNYNNIVGFAHEGDVLLFVYRHDLFTHPTERENFKAEYGYDLPANYEDWYPNQLDWYQIRDIAKFFTRKAGDELAGKRLEEDFYGIAVHMSRAYDAIACPFGSMLYCHGEYWWDPETGEVDGYINSERAVKALEFYASLVQYSPPNALEIWFDESNAVMQAGRVAMIYNWAGFLPSLFDPAASKVHNLIRVVPPPGHRGDDGIFRRYSGIGGQPMCINAYSDRVVEALAFIKYWFQPQNQRKWAEGGGGVCIKDIVQTEWFRNLTPYNRAYADSIPFQVDFWNVPFFAEMLTAVQEEIHSALAGAVSPRTALDNLARRHKEIIERENYPQAFAQYGKPAKNVAQLIRQGLPIS; the protein is encoded by the coding sequence ATGAATCTGGAAAAATATAACGTCACGCGGAGGAAAGCGCTGAGCACAGGTGCGAAAGTCGCTACCGCGGCTGTCGTGACAGGCGTTGTCGGAGGACTTGCAGGCTATTTAGCCGGGACATCGGGCCAGCAAGCAGCAACCGTCACCAGAACAGTCACGGCTGGCGGAGGAGGTCAAACCGTCACTGTCACAAACACCGTTACAAATACCGCTACAGTCACCTCCACAGTAACCAGGACTGTGACTGGTGAAACAGGGCCCATAACCCCCGAAGTCAGCTTAACTTTTGCTTCACCAGAGTGGTTGCCAGGCAGGCTTACAGGCCTCATAGCACAGGATTTCCCCGCATGGTCTAAGGCCAACATCGGAAAAGCTGTCGAAGTTAAGATGGACCTCATACCTTGGGACGTAATATTTGAGAGGCTTTCCACAACCCTGATTGCGCGGTCCAAGGAGCCCACTCTCCTCATATCGGACAGCCAGTGGCTTGGCCAGTTCTATGTCGGAGGCCACATCAGACGCCTCAACGACTACATAGCGAGAGACCCTGAGCTTCAGCAGCTTCTTAACAGGTTTGACCCAGCTCTCGTGTACTTCTACATGACCTTCCCGCAGGGCAACTACAACAACATAGTAGGGTTTGCCCACGAAGGCGATGTCCTGCTATTTGTCTACAGACACGACCTCTTCACTCATCCAACCGAGCGTGAAAACTTCAAAGCAGAATACGGCTACGACCTGCCGGCCAATTATGAGGACTGGTACCCCAACCAGCTTGACTGGTACCAGATACGTGACATAGCCAAGTTCTTCACAAGAAAGGCAGGCGACGAATTAGCAGGTAAGAGGCTTGAAGAAGATTTCTACGGAATCGCCGTCCACATGTCGAGAGCATACGACGCAATAGCCTGCCCATTCGGCTCAATGCTGTACTGCCATGGTGAATACTGGTGGGACCCAGAAACAGGAGAGGTTGATGGCTACATAAACAGCGAAAGAGCTGTAAAAGCCCTTGAATTCTACGCATCCCTGGTCCAGTATTCGCCGCCTAACGCGTTGGAGATATGGTTCGACGAGAGCAACGCGGTGATGCAGGCCGGTCGTGTGGCCATGATATACAACTGGGCTGGTTTCCTGCCAAGCTTGTTCGACCCAGCTGCCTCAAAGGTCCACAACCTTATTAGAGTGGTTCCCCCGCCGGGGCATCGTGGTGATGACGGCATCTTCAGAAGATACAGCGGAATAGGGGGTCAGCCGATGTGCATAAACGCATACAGCGACCGTGTTGTAGAAGCTCTGGCGTTCATCAAGTATTGGTTCCAGCCGCAGAACCAGCGGAAATGGGCTGAGGGAGGAGGCGGTGTATGCATCAAGGACATCGTCCAAACAGAGTGGTTCAGAAACCTCACACCATACAACAGAGCATACGCGGACTCCATACCCTTCCAAGTAGACTTCTGGAACGTGCCCTTCTTCGCAGAGATGTTGACGGCTGTTCAGGAGGAGATACACTCCGCCCTGGCCGGAGCAGTAAGCCCACGAACAGCTCTCGACAATCTTGCAAGAAGACACAAAGAAATAATCGAGAGAGAAAACTATCCACAGGCGTTCGCCCAATACGGAAAGCCGGCGAAAAACGTTGCGCAGCTCATCAGACAAGGGCTGCCCATTAGCTAA
- a CDS encoding aldehyde dehydrogenase — MLVCVVGFMASVYPCIINGERVQAGGLGVFEDRNPADVEEVVAVFPLLSREDAKNAIDSAEKAFEKWAALSPLQRGKYLVKAAQIMENEAEELARILTREEGKTLNESRAEVARAIDIFRFYGVMGSRLRGEFTPSTDPRTHLFTLREPLGVVSIITPWNFPIAIPSWKIAPALICGNTVVFKPASYTPLIGYKIVEALHSAGIPPGVVNFVTGSGGEVGAELIINDKVDAISFTGSAEVGEEIKQYACRSNIRVQLELGGKNPSVVLEDADLGKAVEMVTRAAFGLTGQACTATSRAIVVEKIAKQFEEKLVERVKQIRVGNGLADGVEMGPVVGEKELKKILSYVDIGLREGAKLLIGGKRLTSSEHAKGFFLEPTIFTNVTPDMKIAQEEIFGPVLSIIHVSDFDEAVEVANKIDYGLSASVFTTSLPRAFEFIHRVQAGVVKVNKPTTGLEFQVPFGGYKRSSYGDIKEQGETALDFYSKLKTVYLGY, encoded by the coding sequence ATGTTGGTTTGTGTAGTCGGGTTTATGGCAAGCGTATATCCGTGTATCATAAATGGTGAGCGGGTTCAGGCTGGTGGTTTAGGTGTTTTCGAGGACCGGAACCCGGCGGATGTGGAGGAGGTTGTTGCTGTTTTCCCGCTTCTAAGCAGAGAGGATGCGAAAAACGCCATAGACTCGGCGGAGAAGGCTTTTGAGAAATGGGCCGCCCTTTCTCCCCTACAGCGTGGAAAATATCTCGTCAAGGCTGCACAAATCATGGAGAACGAGGCGGAGGAGCTGGCGAGGATTCTGACGAGGGAAGAGGGTAAAACCCTTAACGAGAGCAGGGCTGAGGTGGCACGCGCCATAGATATTTTCAGGTTCTACGGCGTGATGGGCAGCCGTTTGAGAGGAGAGTTCACTCCCTCCACCGACCCACGGACACATCTATTCACCCTGAGAGAACCCCTCGGTGTTGTCTCGATAATAACGCCATGGAACTTCCCCATAGCCATACCGTCTTGGAAAATTGCGCCAGCACTTATCTGCGGAAACACGGTGGTTTTCAAGCCGGCAAGCTACACTCCGCTGATAGGCTACAAGATAGTCGAGGCTCTTCACTCCGCGGGCATACCGCCTGGTGTGGTGAACTTTGTCACAGGCTCGGGTGGCGAGGTTGGGGCGGAACTCATTATAAACGATAAAGTTGACGCAATCTCTTTCACAGGCTCGGCCGAGGTTGGGGAGGAAATCAAGCAATACGCCTGCAGGTCAAACATACGTGTTCAGCTGGAGCTCGGCGGCAAAAACCCCTCGGTTGTTCTCGAGGATGCTGACCTAGGTAAAGCTGTGGAGATGGTTACTAGGGCCGCTTTCGGGTTGACTGGCCAAGCATGCACAGCCACCAGCAGGGCAATTGTTGTCGAGAAAATCGCTAAACAATTTGAGGAGAAGCTGGTTGAACGCGTTAAGCAGATACGTGTGGGTAACGGGTTGGCTGATGGTGTGGAGATGGGCCCCGTGGTAGGCGAAAAAGAGCTGAAGAAAATCCTCTCATACGTGGACATCGGTCTTCGAGAGGGGGCCAAACTCCTCATCGGAGGAAAAAGACTAACTTCGTCAGAGCACGCGAAGGGGTTCTTCCTCGAGCCGACAATATTCACCAACGTCACACCCGACATGAAGATAGCGCAAGAAGAAATATTCGGACCCGTTTTATCCATCATACATGTGAGTGACTTTGACGAGGCTGTGGAGGTTGCGAACAAAATTGACTATGGATTGTCCGCCTCCGTGTTTACAACGAGTTTGCCACGGGCCTTCGAATTCATTCACCGTGTACAAGCAGGTGTTGTGAAGGTCAACAAGCCGACGACCGGACTCGAGTTTCAGGTGCCTTTCGGAGGATACAAAAGGTCAAGCTATGGCGACATAAAGGAGCAGGGAGAAACTGCTCTGGACTTCTACTCCAAGCTCAAGACTGTTTACCTCGGCTACTGA
- a CDS encoding fumarylacetoacetate (FAA) hydrolase, with the protein MKIARIMVPRLGKRLAIVDDEEALVLSNPRYGGPRGFLTLFKEAQSKKVSIEQYVRDVVKKDRRIRRVRLPQQLGEVDKSPRLLIPLLPPEVWGAGVTYLRSREAREYETVAKGIYDRVYEAKRPEIFFKATPSRCVGPGEDAFIRSDTNWSVPEPELALIIGPRHEILGYTIGNDLSARDIEGENPLYLPQAKIYRGSCALGPVISTQESVGDAKNLTITMAIYRGGEKVYEGSTSTARLKRSFEELIHYWVLDNVIPAGSVLLTGTGIVPPDDFSLQDGDVVEIEIEKIGVLRNRIRRLSSRGKQS; encoded by the coding sequence ATGAAAATAGCGAGGATAATGGTTCCGAGGCTTGGGAAACGTCTCGCCATAGTGGATGATGAAGAGGCTCTGGTTTTATCCAACCCACGCTACGGTGGCCCAAGAGGCTTTCTAACGCTGTTCAAGGAGGCGCAGAGCAAAAAAGTCTCCATCGAACAGTATGTCCGTGACGTTGTGAAGAAAGATAGGAGAATTAGGCGGGTGAGGCTTCCGCAGCAGCTTGGTGAGGTGGACAAATCTCCACGTCTACTGATACCGCTTCTTCCACCCGAGGTATGGGGCGCTGGTGTAACATATCTTCGTAGCCGTGAAGCCCGCGAATATGAGACTGTCGCTAAAGGGATTTACGACAGGGTCTATGAAGCGAAAAGGCCCGAGATATTTTTCAAGGCAACTCCTTCACGATGTGTCGGCCCCGGAGAGGACGCGTTCATCCGAAGCGACACCAACTGGTCAGTGCCCGAGCCTGAACTTGCCCTAATCATAGGCCCAAGACACGAGATACTCGGATACACTATAGGCAACGACCTTTCCGCGAGAGATATAGAAGGTGAAAACCCGCTGTATCTTCCGCAGGCAAAAATCTACAGGGGAAGCTGTGCACTGGGCCCAGTCATCTCTACCCAGGAAAGCGTCGGCGACGCGAAAAACCTCACAATCACCATGGCCATCTACCGGGGCGGTGAAAAAGTTTACGAAGGCTCGACTTCGACGGCAAGGCTCAAACGCAGTTTCGAGGAGCTTATTCACTACTGGGTTTTAGACAACGTTATCCCGGCAGGTTCTGTTTTATTGACGGGGACGGGTATAGTGCCTCCTGATGATTTTTCGCTTCAGGACGGTGATGTCGTGGAGATAGAGATTGAGAAAATCGGTGTTCTCCGAAACAGAATTCGGCGTCTCAGTAGCCGAGGTAAACAGTCTTGA